The following proteins are co-located in the Desulfobacterales bacterium genome:
- a CDS encoding MerR family transcriptional regulator, giving the protein MNKKDSKKLLQIGEIAKKARTSVRTVRYYLEEGFIEAADRSRGGFYLFEPEAAETVFFVQKLKDAGLALKDIKKIYRARRDGKTGDKAYPEVLKHLETQKTLVEQKIADYQRLKTEIEEAIKLMRQCDGCRIKPCRQNCEACTVVTSRKKLPLPLKAIF; this is encoded by the coding sequence ATGAATAAAAAGGACAGCAAAAAATTACTTCAAATCGGAGAAATTGCAAAAAAAGCAAGGACTTCAGTAAGAACGGTCCGGTATTATCTTGAAGAGGGCTTTATTGAAGCCGCAGACAGAAGCAGGGGCGGATTTTACCTGTTCGAACCCGAGGCCGCCGAAACCGTGTTCTTTGTACAGAAACTCAAGGATGCCGGCCTGGCTTTAAAGGATATTAAGAAAATCTACCGGGCCAGGCGGGATGGAAAAACCGGTGATAAGGCTTATCCAGAGGTATTGAAGCATCTTGAAACGCAGAAAACCCTGGTGGAACAAAAAATCGCTGATTATCAGCGATTGAAAACCGAAATCGAAGAAGCGATAAAGCTGATGCGGCAGTGCGACGGCTGCCGCATCAAACCTTGCCGGCAAAACTGTGAAGCCTGCACCGTAGTCACCTCCAGAAAAAAGCTCCCCTTACCGCTGAAGGCAATATTTTAA